CGTGTGTATAAATATATTCTCGATGGGCAGACCGAACAGAGATATGGAATCAACTATTCCAAGGTCTATATACCAGTCAAAGATCCATGTAAACTTTATTTTCCCTCCATCGACGACCCCGTACTGGAAAAAGGGGATATAACAGATAACCGCAATAAATGCCGTAAACGGAAGGATATACCTCCAGTTTCCCCGGGAGAACAGTTCCTTCGCTGTGTTCTCATCAGGTCCTGCAATCTTTCCTGAGCTGTTATAAATGTAAAAAACAGCCAGAGATATCAAGGATACCAGGAGGAGAACAACGATGCCGTCCCTCATAAGAGAGACAGGCTTGAGGTTGAAAAAATGACCGATATTGTAGAGGATCAAAGGGAAGAGCGCCATGCTGAATATGACGGTCAGGAACGCTCCAGCTTCAGCACCGAGAGAGGTCCTTCTGCATACAATCAGCGCAGGGATTCTGCCGGGGAGAAACAGGACCGGGGGGATCAACAGCAATATAAGAAGCAAGGTCAACATAGCGATGTCATTTCCTGGCGATCAGAAAGATACTGACTCCTACCGGAAAATTCAACAGCTCAAGAAACACGTTCTCCGCCCTCAACAGGGAATAAAGGAGACGGTTCGTCAGGCTGCGGTGCCGGTACAACTGTCCGTCGGGATCCGGAGAGCCGGCATTGCTGTCTTTAATAAACCTGATTATTGAAAGGGGGAAAAAGAGGAGGAAGTTCCAGTATGACTCCCTGATAATTTCAAAACCGTTACTTTTAAAAACCCGGGACAGCTCATGGCTGCTGTATCGCCTCAGATGTCTGTTGACCACATCATGATCGCTCCACAGAAACTTGAATGCCGGCACAAAACAGATTATGTCACCACCCTTTTTCAATACCCGCTTCCACTCCCTAACGGCATTGTAGTCGTCTCCTATGTGTTCCAGCACATCGGAGGCAATTATTAAATCGTAGCCATTGTCTTCAAAGTTCAGTTCTTTCCCGTCCATCTGCATAACATTGCCGATATTCCTCTCCTCACACAGCTTCACCGCAGCGTTACTTATATCTATTCCGGCAGTGTTATGATACCCCATGCCGTTGAGCATCTCGATCAGACGGCCGCCGGAACAGCCTATCTCAAGTATCCTGGTGTCCTTTCCGTATTTACTCACCAGCCTCCTTATCATATCCCTCCTTGCCTGAAACCACCAGTGGGTTTCCTCCAGGGCATGATAGGCCTTTTCAAATTCTTTATCCATAAGTCAGACGCCCGGGGTGCCTCTGTAATTAGTGTCTGTGTATAAAGTCGAGCTGTAGTCGTTTTTCCGTCATTCCGGCTTGTCCGGAATCGTTCTACAAGAAGGATTCCCGACTCGCTTCGCTTGCGGGAATGACAAATGACTGTAGTTTATACACAGACTCTAATTAAGAATATCAAGACGGGTTTTTTGTTTTTAGAAGTTATACTTGTCTTTGATTACGTATAACGGTCTCTTCTTAACCTCGATATATATCTTCCCTATGTATTCACCTATGATACCGAGAAACATTAACTGGATACCGCCAAAGAGATACAGCGGCAGAACAGTTGATGCCCAACCGGGTACGACCCTGCCCGACATCCAGGCCAGGAATGCCCAGAATGTAAACAACAGCGAGAGCACGAATATAATAAAGCCCAGCATGGCTGCAAAACGCAAGGGTACATAGCTGAACGACGTTACCCCCTCTATGGCAAAAGCCAACATCTTTCCAAGGGGATACTTTGTTTTACCGGCAAACCTTTCATCCCTCTCATATTCAACAACAGCCTGCTTAAATCCCATCGCGGGAAAGATACCCCTGAGAAACCTGTTTACTTCGGTATATTCCTTAAAGACATCCAGCACGTTCCTCGATACCAGCCTGTAGTCTGCATGGTCATAAACAAGATTAACACCCATGATCTTCATCAGCCTGTAAAAAAGTCGTGCCGTCACCCTCTTGAACAGGGCATCCTTGTCTCTTTTTCCCCTGACCCCGTAAACCACTTCAAAACCCTCGTTAAACTTACGGAGCATGTCTTCGATGACCTCGGGGGGGTCCTGCAGGTCAGCATCCAGCGACACAGCCGCATCACCTGAGGCATGGTGAAGACCGGCGGTTAATGCATACTGGTGTCCGAAGTTACCGCTGAAAGAGATGACCTTTATCCTCTTGTCCTCCAGGGCAAACTCCTTCAAAAGCCCTAAAGTGTTGTCACCTGAACCGTCATCCACGTATATTATTTCAAAATCATCTATCAGTTTTTCGTGTAACAGCTTCCCGGTCAGCTTGTTCAGGCTTGTGTTTGTTTCCCTGATTACTTCTTCCTCATCGAAACACGGAACAATGATACTTAGCTTCATCTGCATACCTTAATAAATATTAGTGATTTAGTATTGGTGTTTTGGTTATTCCTTGCACCCGGCCGCCGCCTGAAGGCAGTTTAGCATATGCATGATTAGAATATCCAGACCGGTCTTTGCCCCATCACGGAGCCCCTGGGAACAGAGTTCATAACGGTCCGGCGGGTTTGAGAGCAGCTCTTTAGAATATACATCTGATGTTAGAGTACAATATATACCATGTATGGCTATACGGGCAAAAGCCTCCGGATAGATCTGACCGTGGGATCATGGGAGATCTTCGATACGCCGGAGCCATTGTGCAACAGCTTTTTAGGAGGAAGGGGGTTCGGGGTTGAACTCATCAGGGATCATATCACGAAATCATGGGACTCTGAGGAGATGCCCCTCATCCTTGCCACCGGGCCGCTTGTCGGAACAATCGCCCCCACATCCGGGAGGCTTTCCGTCATCTCAAAGTCACCACTTACGGCAACGGTCTTTGACTGTTCGGTAGGGGGACGATTTGCCACCGAACTCAAGAAGGCAGGCCTTGATATGATGGTTATAAGGGGTATATCCAGAAAATGGGTAACGGTTCATATTGACAACATGGATGTTCATATCAGGGATGCAGCGGATATGACGGGCCTGGATGTCGGCAAAGTAAATAAAGCCTTGGGGAACGGTGTATCAAAGGCCGTTATTGGACGGGCAGGGGAAAGGGGGGTCAGGTTTGCCTCAATCGTCTTCGACGGTCACTACCTTGCAGGCCGCGGCGGCCTCGGTGCTGTCATGGGCTCGAAGAAGTTAAAGGCCGTCACTGTAAGGGGAGATGGAACAATCAGGGTCTACTCACAGGAGAGGCTGAAAAAGGCCCGTGAGGATGTGATGAGGCTCCTAAGGGCATCACCTTCCGTCTTCGGTGAGTTCGGGTTAAGCAACTTCGGCACTGCAGCCCTTGTAGATCTGATACATGCCCGCAGGATGGAACCAACGGAGAACTTCCGTCGTTCTGTCTTCCCTGCTGCTTCCAACTACTCGGGATACCGGATGAAGCTCCGTTTCAGGACAGAGAAGACGGGCTGCAGGGGATGCCCGATTCTGTGCAAGAAAACCGGACACAACGGGGAGGTAATACCCGAGTTTGAAACGGTCTCCCATTTTGGAGCATTGAATGGAAACAGCGATCTCAGCAGTATTGTGG
Above is a genomic segment from bacterium BMS3Abin08 containing:
- a CDS encoding putative S-adenosylmethionine-dependent methyltransferase/MSMEI_2290; its protein translation is MDKEFEKAYHALEETHWWFQARRDMIRRLVSKYGKDTRILEIGCSGGRLIEMLNGMGYHNTAGIDISNAAVKLCEERNIGNVMQMDGKELNFEDNGYDLIIASDVLEHIGDDYNAVREWKRVLKKGGDIICFVPAFKFLWSDHDVVNRHLRRYSSHELSRVFKSNGFEIIRESYWNFLLFFPLSIIRFIKDSNAGSPDPDGQLYRHRSLTNRLLYSLLRAENVFLELLNFPVGVSIFLIARK
- the ykoT gene encoding putative glycosyltransferase YkoT produces the protein MKLSIIVPCFDEEEVIRETNTSLNKLTGKLLHEKLIDDFEIIYVDDGSGDNTLGLLKEFALEDKRIKVISFSGNFGHQYALTAGLHHASGDAAVSLDADLQDPPEVIEDMLRKFNEGFEVVYGVRGKRDKDALFKRVTARLFYRLMKIMGVNLVYDHADYRLVSRNVLDVFKEYTEVNRFLRGIFPAMGFKQAVVEYERDERFAGKTKYPLGKMLAFAIEGVTSFSYVPLRFAAMLGFIIFVLSLLFTFWAFLAWMSGRVVPGWASTVLPLYLFGGIQLMFLGIIGEYIGKIYIEVKKRPLYVIKDKYNF
- the ydhV_1 gene encoding putative oxidoreductase YdhV, whose protein sequence is MYGYTGKSLRIDLTVGSWEIFDTPEPLCNSFLGGRGFGVELIRDHITKSWDSEEMPLILATGPLVGTIAPTSGRLSVISKSPLTATVFDCSVGGRFATELKKAGLDMMVIRGISRKWVTVHIDNMDVHIRDAADMTGLDVGKVNKALGNGVSKAVIGRAGERGVRFASIVFDGHYLAGRGGLGAVMGSKKLKAVTVRGDGTIRVYSQERLKKAREDVMRLLRASPSVFGEFGLSNFGTAALVDLIHARRMEPTENFRRSVFPAASNYSGYRMKLRFRTEKTGCRGCPILCKKTGHNGEVIPEFETVSHFGALNGNSDLSSIVEANRLCNEYGLDTITTASTIACYSEIEGIRPSPENLLSHIRMIGEREGIGDALAEGSKRFAESRGLPGLSMSVKGLELPAYDPRGAYGMALAYATSNRGGCHLRAYPISYEILRKPVAVERFSFEGKARMVKISEDSNAVVDSLTTCKFVFFAASLEEYANVVNAVTGMDHDVQSLLRIGERIWNLERSLNTLNGFSKKDDDLPERFFNEEGCPDENLKIPPINRRDFLDALQRYYKIRGWR